One window from the genome of Candidatus Dadabacteria bacterium encodes:
- a CDS encoding amino acid ABC transporter ATP-binding protein, translated as MRGVHKWYGQFHVLKNINLNVRSGEKIVVCGPSGSGKSTLIRCINRLEEHQRGKIIVDGIEISHDLKNIEAVRREVGMVFQHFNLFPHLTVLENCTLAPIWVRRMPLAEANALAMQYLERVKIPEQAHKYPGQLSGGQQQRVAIARSLCMKPRIMLFDEPTSALDPEMIKEVLEVMIQLANEGITMICVTHEMGFARTVADRVIFMDGGEIVEQNNPDDFFHNPQHERTKLFLSQILNH; from the coding sequence ATGCGTGGAGTGCACAAGTGGTACGGCCAGTTCCACGTGCTCAAGAACATAAATCTCAACGTGAGAAGCGGGGAGAAAATCGTCGTATGCGGCCCCTCGGGTTCTGGAAAATCGACACTGATCAGGTGCATAAATCGTCTTGAGGAGCACCAGAGGGGAAAAATCATCGTCGATGGAATAGAGATTTCACACGACCTGAAGAACATCGAGGCCGTCCGCCGCGAGGTGGGCATGGTGTTTCAGCATTTCAACCTGTTTCCCCACCTCACCGTGCTTGAGAACTGCACTCTGGCCCCGATATGGGTCCGCAGGATGCCCTTGGCGGAAGCAAACGCCCTGGCCATGCAGTACCTAGAAAGGGTGAAAATTCCGGAGCAGGCGCACAAGTACCCGGGCCAGCTTTCAGGCGGTCAGCAGCAGCGCGTGGCGATCGCGAGAAGCCTCTGCATGAAGCCCCGGATCATGCTGTTTGACGAACCCACGTCCGCGCTTGACCCCGAGATGATAAAGGAAGTGCTTGAGGTAATGATACAGCTCGCAAACGAGGGAATCACGATGATATGCGTCACCCACGAGATGGGATTCGCGAGAACCGTGGCCGACCGGGTCATCTTCATGGACGGCGGCGAGATAGTCGAGCAGAACAACCCGGACGACTTTTTCCATAACCCCCAGCACGAAAGAACGAAGCTGTTTTTAAGCCAGATACTGAACCACTGA
- a CDS encoding amino acid ABC transporter substrate-binding protein has protein sequence MRAIKFLAVIAVLFLSTAVSQAGTLEDVKTRGKVNCIVSSGLAGFASPDEKGNWTGFDVDFCRAVAAAVLGSGDKVKFVPSTNKTRFTLLNSGEGDILFRNTTETLSRDVDLKLTFLPVNYYDGQGFLIRKDLGVTSATQLGGASICVQAGTTTELNLADYFRSNKMKYEPVNTETNEESIKSYTSKRCDVYTTDASALASTRAALKNPSAHVILPEIISKEPLGGAVRHGDDRWADIGKWVVNALIIAEEMGINSKNVSGLASKPGKNPSMNRFLGTEGSMGQMLGLDNKWAVNAIKAVGNYGEIFERHLGTKTPLALERGLNASWKNGGILYAAPIR, from the coding sequence ATGAGAGCAATAAAGTTTCTGGCAGTTATTGCCGTACTGTTTTTATCCACAGCCGTGTCCCAAGCGGGCACGCTTGAAGACGTTAAGACAAGGGGGAAGGTAAACTGTATTGTTTCATCGGGACTGGCGGGATTCGCGTCGCCGGACGAAAAAGGCAACTGGACGGGTTTTGACGTTGATTTCTGCCGCGCCGTGGCGGCCGCGGTGCTTGGAAGCGGCGACAAGGTGAAGTTCGTCCCGTCCACGAACAAAACGCGTTTCACGCTGCTTAATTCCGGCGAAGGCGACATCCTGTTCCGAAACACCACCGAGACGCTAAGCCGCGATGTCGACCTTAAGCTCACGTTCCTGCCGGTGAACTATTATGACGGTCAGGGCTTCCTGATTCGCAAGGATCTGGGCGTAACCTCGGCCACGCAGCTCGGCGGAGCGTCCATCTGCGTTCAGGCAGGCACCACGACGGAACTCAATCTGGCGGACTACTTCCGCTCAAACAAGATGAAGTACGAACCGGTGAACACCGAGACCAATGAGGAAAGCATAAAGTCCTACACGAGCAAAAGATGCGACGTTTACACCACTGACGCTTCAGCTCTGGCCTCGACCCGCGCCGCGCTCAAGAATCCGTCGGCACACGTAATTCTTCCCGAGATCATCTCGAAAGAGCCTCTCGGGGGCGCCGTGCGCCACGGCGATGACCGCTGGGCCGACATCGGCAAATGGGTTGTGAACGCGCTCATAATCGCCGAGGAGATGGGCATCAATTCGAAAAACGTGTCCGGACTCGCCTCAAAACCCGGGAAAAACCCGTCCATGAACCGTTTTCTGGGCACTGAAGGCAGCATGGGTCAAATGCTCGGTCTTGACAACAAATGGGCCGTTAACGCCATCAAGGCCGTAGGCAACTACGGGGAGATATTCGAAAGGCATCTGGGAACAAAAACCCCTCTTGCCCTGGAAAGAGGGCTTAACGCTTCCTGGAAAAACGGAGGGATTCTTTACGCGGCGCCCATCCGCTGA
- a CDS encoding ABC transporter permease subunit (The N-terminal region of this protein, as described by TIGR01726, is a three transmembrane segment that identifies a subfamily of ABC transporter permease subunits, which specificities that include histidine, arginine, glutamine, glutamate, L-cystine (sic), the opines (in Agrobacterium) octopine and nopaline, etc.): MRPHVFLSRVWRDEHSRAVIVQTAAVVLIFATLAYLVRNAVVNLEAIGKGFSFAYLWEPASYDISQTLIEYTSRSTHFRAMLVGILNTLLVAACGIVLATVAGFVLGVLRLSKNLLASKLAHIYIDYVRNVPVLLHILLVYGIIVTSFPAPREAVSLGNTIFLANRGFYIPKPLFEPLFMGVLGALVAGLAFAVLFRRYAARVQRDTGKHYPVFWISLGAVLGTPLVSYFLLGSPITFEIPEFRGFNFQGGLVVRPEFMALWLALSLYTAAFIAEIVRAGILAVNYGQTEASLSLGINRSRTLSLIIIPQALRVIVPPLTSQYLNLTKNSSLAIAIGYMDIVATIGGISLNQTGREMECMIIVLVLYLILSLLISAAMNVYNRRIKLVER, translated from the coding sequence ATGCGTCCGCATGTTTTTTTATCTCGAGTATGGAGAGATGAGCACTCCCGGGCGGTAATCGTTCAGACCGCGGCGGTTGTACTGATTTTCGCAACCCTGGCGTACCTCGTAAGAAACGCCGTAGTAAACCTGGAAGCCATAGGCAAGGGGTTCAGCTTCGCTTACCTATGGGAACCCGCAAGCTACGATATAAGCCAGACGCTAATAGAATACACATCCCGTTCCACCCACTTTCGCGCGATGCTGGTGGGAATTCTTAACACCCTGCTCGTGGCCGCGTGCGGAATCGTTCTGGCGACGGTCGCGGGTTTCGTACTGGGGGTCCTCCGTCTCTCAAAAAACCTGCTCGCAAGCAAACTCGCCCATATCTACATAGATTACGTAAGGAATGTTCCCGTACTGCTTCACATACTCCTTGTGTACGGAATCATAGTGACCTCTTTTCCCGCGCCGAGAGAGGCAGTAAGTCTCGGCAACACGATTTTTCTCGCGAACCGAGGATTCTACATTCCGAAACCTCTTTTCGAACCCCTGTTTATGGGGGTGCTGGGAGCGCTTGTCGCGGGCCTTGCCTTCGCCGTATTGTTCCGCAGATACGCGGCCAGAGTGCAGAGGGACACGGGCAAGCACTACCCCGTATTCTGGATATCGCTAGGTGCGGTGCTGGGAACTCCGCTTGTCTCCTATTTTCTACTTGGCTCACCGATCACTTTCGAGATACCGGAATTCAGGGGATTTAACTTTCAGGGAGGACTGGTGGTGCGCCCGGAATTCATGGCTCTCTGGCTTGCGCTTTCCCTGTATACTGCGGCATTTATCGCCGAGATAGTAAGGGCGGGAATACTCGCCGTTAACTACGGGCAGACCGAGGCGTCACTCTCACTCGGGATAAACCGCTCAAGGACGCTTAGTCTGATCATAATTCCCCAGGCGCTCCGCGTGATAGTACCGCCGCTTACCTCTCAGTACCTTAACCTCACGAAGAACTCTTCCCTCGCCATCGCAATAGGCTACATGGACATAGTCGCCACTATAGGAGGCATCTCGCTTAACCAGACCGGCAGGGAAATGGAATGCATGATCATAGTGCTTGTGCTTTACCTGATACTGTCGCTTCTGATATCGGCCGCAATGAACGTATACAACAGAAGGATCAAGCTGGTTGAACGCTAG
- a CDS encoding amino acid ABC transporter permease, with the protein MIGPWAWVRKNFLSTPTNIIITALACWLIIETVPPLLEWLFFDATWTAENRDECRAKAAGACWAVISERLSLFTYGFYPAAERWRVNLSFVLLILTLIPILFDRAPLRRYSLHIAVAFPFVAAWLLVGGFGLTPVETDQFGGFMLTLVIGITGIAFSLPLGILLALGRQSNLPIIQIFSIGFIEFIRGVPLITLLFVASTMLNYFLPPGMTFDLLLRVLIMVTLFASAYMAEVIRGGLQAIPKGQFEAADSMGLHYWSSMRLIVLPQALKISIPGIVNTFIGLYKDTTLVIIIGLLDPLGIGRASLADTRWTGLASEVYLFVAIFFFISCFAMARYSLYLEDRLKTDYRR; encoded by the coding sequence ATGATAGGACCGTGGGCGTGGGTAAGGAAAAATTTTCTTTCAACTCCCACGAACATAATCATAACAGCTCTTGCGTGCTGGCTTATAATTGAGACCGTCCCGCCGCTTCTTGAATGGCTGTTTTTCGACGCAACCTGGACGGCCGAGAACCGTGACGAGTGCAGAGCCAAGGCCGCAGGAGCGTGCTGGGCGGTCATCAGCGAACGCCTGAGCCTGTTTACCTACGGTTTTTATCCCGCGGCGGAGCGCTGGAGGGTCAATCTCTCGTTCGTGCTTCTGATCCTCACGCTTATCCCGATACTTTTCGACAGGGCGCCGCTTCGCAGGTATTCCCTTCACATCGCCGTAGCCTTTCCCTTCGTCGCCGCCTGGCTTCTGGTCGGCGGGTTCGGCCTTACGCCCGTTGAGACGGATCAGTTCGGCGGGTTCATGCTCACGCTTGTAATCGGCATAACGGGCATCGCCTTTTCGCTTCCGCTCGGGATACTGCTGGCTCTCGGACGCCAGTCAAATCTTCCAATCATCCAGATATTTTCAATAGGCTTCATAGAATTTATCCGCGGAGTGCCGCTTATAACTCTTCTATTCGTGGCCTCGACGATGCTCAATTACTTCCTTCCCCCGGGAATGACTTTCGATCTGCTGCTGCGCGTGCTGATCATGGTGACGCTGTTTGCATCCGCGTACATGGCGGAAGTCATCCGCGGAGGACTGCAGGCGATACCGAAGGGACAGTTCGAGGCGGCAGACTCAATGGGGCTTCATTACTGGTCGTCAATGCGGCTTATAGTACTTCCCCAGGCGCTCAAGATCTCCATACCCGGCATCGTGAACACATTCATAGGGCTCTACAAGGACACGACGCTTGTGATCATCATAGGGCTCCTGGACCCGCTGGGCATAGGCAGGGCGTCTCTCGCCGACACCAGGTGGACGGGACTTGCGAGCGAGGTTTACCTGTTCGTCGCCATATTCTTCTTCATATCATGTTTCGCCATGGCAAGGTATTCTCTTTATCTGGAAGATAGGCTTAAAACCGACTACAGAAGATAA